The Flavobacterium marginilacus genome window below encodes:
- a CDS encoding c-type cytochrome, translating to MKIKILAAILMLGALSSFSKYESIPTGYSDTEEVQPSEGELIIKKLDCATCHKIDKKVIGPSYLDIAKKYPMNDKSISYLSDKIIKGGSGVWGAVPMASHGTLKKEDAKKIAKYILSLNK from the coding sequence ATGAAAATTAAAATTTTAGCAGCAATACTAATGCTGGGCGCTTTGAGCTCTTTCTCAAAATACGAATCAATTCCAACGGGATATAGTGATACTGAAGAAGTCCAGCCTTCTGAAGGAGAGCTAATAATTAAAAAGTTAGATTGTGCAACTTGTCATAAAATAGACAAAAAGGTAATTGGTCCTTCTTATTTGGATATCGCCAAAAAATACCCAATGAATGACAAAAGTATCAGCTATTTATCAGATAAGATTATCAAAGGAGGTTCTGGAGTCTGGGGGGCTGTACCTATGGCTTCACATGGCACATTAAAGAAAGAGGATGCAAAAAAAATTGCAAAATACATTCTGTCATTGAACAAATAA
- a CDS encoding Gfo/Idh/MocA family protein, with protein MRKLKMGMIGGGKNAFIGAVHRIAANMDGLIELHCGAFSSNPEVSLESGKELGLAEEKCYESYTKMIETEAKLSPEERMDFVSIVTPNHAHFAPAMLALENGFHVVLDKPMTLTLAEARLLEQKVNETGLYLCLTHTYAGYPMVKQAKNMVAENHFGNIRKIMVEYPQGWLSTDFENGGNKQAAWRTDPSKSGISGCMGDIGTHAAHLAEYISGLKITQLCADINTVVDNRRLDDDGNVLLKFDNGANGILVASQIAAGEENSLKIKVYGEKGGLEWHQMEPNTLIVKWLDSPAQLYRTGNGYLSPIVAFNTRTPSGHPEGYLEAFGNLYKNFALTLQSKLEGKEPTANMLDFPTVEDGVRGMAFIENVIASGKSSQKWTEFKF; from the coding sequence ATGAGAAAATTAAAAATGGGAATGATCGGCGGTGGCAAAAATGCTTTTATCGGTGCAGTTCACCGCATTGCTGCAAATATGGACGGATTAATCGAACTGCATTGCGGTGCTTTCAGTTCTAATCCTGAAGTATCCCTTGAATCTGGTAAAGAATTAGGCTTAGCAGAAGAGAAATGTTATGAATCCTATACCAAAATGATAGAGACCGAAGCAAAATTATCTCCTGAGGAAAGAATGGATTTTGTTTCGATAGTTACTCCAAATCATGCCCACTTTGCTCCTGCTATGTTAGCATTAGAAAATGGTTTCCATGTGGTTTTGGACAAACCTATGACTTTGACTTTGGCGGAAGCCAGATTATTGGAACAAAAAGTTAATGAAACTGGGCTTTATTTGTGTTTAACACATACTTATGCCGGTTATCCGATGGTAAAACAGGCAAAGAATATGGTTGCTGAAAATCATTTTGGAAATATTCGGAAAATAATGGTTGAATATCCGCAGGGCTGGCTGAGTACTGACTTTGAAAATGGCGGCAACAAACAGGCCGCTTGGAGAACTGATCCTTCCAAAAGCGGAATCAGTGGCTGTATGGGAGATATCGGAACTCACGCTGCACATTTGGCAGAATATATTTCAGGATTGAAAATCACACAGCTTTGCGCTGATATTAATACCGTTGTTGATAATAGAAGACTCGATGATGATGGAAATGTACTGCTTAAATTTGATAATGGTGCCAACGGAATTCTGGTAGCCAGCCAAATTGCAGCTGGTGAAGAAAACAGCTTAAAAATTAAGGTTTATGGCGAAAAAGGCGGTTTAGAATGGCATCAGATGGAACCAAATACCTTAATTGTAAAATGGCTGGACTCCCCTGCTCAATTGTACCGAACCGGAAACGGATATTTATCACCAATTGTCGCTTTCAATACCCGGACTCCTAGCGGACACCCGGAAGGTTACTTGGAAGCTTTCGGAAATTTATATAAAAACTTTGCTTTGACTTTGCAGTCAAAATTAGAAGGTAAAGAACCAACAGCAAATATGCTTGATTTTCCAACGGTAGAAGATGGTGTTAGAGGAATGGCTTTTATAGAAAATGTAATTGCTTCGGGTAAATCATCTCAAAAATGGACTGAATTTAAATTTTAA
- a CDS encoding sugar phosphate isomerase/epimerase family protein has translation MTKIQGPAVFLAQFISDEAPFNSLEGICQWAANLGFKGIQIPTLDSRFIDLQKAAESKTYADELTGIVGSYGLKISELSTHLQGQLVAVHPAYDDFFDGFAPQALRGNPKARQEWAVRQLHYAAKASQNLGLNAHATFSGSLLWQYFHPWPQRPPGLIEEGFKELANRWLPILNEFDKNGVDVCYEIHPGEDLFDGETYEMFLKAVNNHQRACLLYDPSHFVLQQLDYIQYIDFYHERIKAFHVKDAEFNPTGKQGTFGGYQSWINRAGRYRSPGDGQIDFKTIFSKLAQYDYKGWAVMEWECCLKNQEDGAREGAEFIKKHIIKVTDKAFDDFASVETNTQLNRKNLGL, from the coding sequence ATGACCAAAATACAAGGACCTGCGGTTTTTTTAGCACAATTTATATCTGATGAAGCCCCTTTTAATTCTTTGGAGGGAATTTGCCAATGGGCTGCCAATCTGGGTTTTAAAGGAATACAGATTCCAACTCTGGATTCTCGATTTATTGATCTGCAAAAAGCTGCCGAAAGCAAGACTTATGCTGATGAGCTAACTGGAATTGTTGGTTCATACGGCTTAAAAATATCTGAACTCTCTACTCATTTACAAGGTCAGCTGGTTGCTGTTCATCCTGCGTATGATGATTTTTTTGATGGATTTGCACCGCAGGCTTTGCGCGGAAATCCAAAAGCAAGACAAGAATGGGCAGTTCGGCAATTACATTATGCTGCAAAAGCTTCACAAAATTTAGGACTTAATGCACACGCTACTTTCAGTGGTTCGTTATTGTGGCAGTATTTTCATCCTTGGCCACAGCGTCCCCCAGGTTTAATTGAAGAGGGATTCAAAGAATTAGCAAATCGCTGGTTACCTATCCTGAATGAATTTGATAAAAACGGTGTAGATGTCTGCTATGAAATCCATCCGGGAGAAGATTTATTTGATGGCGAAACTTACGAAATGTTTCTCAAAGCGGTAAACAATCATCAGCGTGCCTGCCTGCTTTATGATCCTTCACATTTTGTGCTGCAGCAGTTAGATTATATTCAGTACATCGATTTTTATCATGAACGGATCAAAGCTTTCCATGTTAAAGATGCCGAATTTAATCCAACAGGAAAACAAGGTACTTTTGGCGGTTATCAAAGCTGGATAAACCGCGCAGGCCGTTATCGCTCGCCTGGCGATGGTCAGATTGATTTTAAAACCATTTTCAGCAAATTAGCACAATATGATTATAAAGGCTGGGCAGTTATGGAATGGGAATGCTGTTTAAAAAATCAGGAAGACGGAGCCCGAGAGGGAGCCGAATTTATAAAAAAGCATATTATTAAAGTTACCGATAAAGCTTTTGATGATTTTGCCTCGGTAGAAACAAATACACAGCTTAATAGAAAAAATTTAGGTCTTTAA
- a CDS encoding 3-keto-disaccharide hydrolase translates to MKKIITAVLVFTLFQNLQAQKGFKPIFDGKTTTGWHTYGKTSVSGGWKVEDGVLHFDPEAAKNGQGGDLVTDAEYENFHLKLDWKVAPKANSGIIFYVNENAQKYKNTYETGLEMQVLDNDGHPDGKITKHRAGDLYDLIQSKSEPVKPVGEWNTAEVVCKNGKLTFVLNGVIVVETTLWDDNFKALVAGSKFASWPGFGTFKKGKIALQDHGNNVWYRNIIIKEWNTMETTTGCK, encoded by the coding sequence ATGAAAAAGATTATTACAGCAGTATTAGTATTCACTTTATTCCAAAACCTTCAGGCGCAAAAAGGATTTAAACCCATTTTTGACGGAAAAACGACAACAGGCTGGCATACTTATGGCAAAACTTCTGTTAGCGGCGGATGGAAGGTTGAAGACGGTGTTTTACATTTTGATCCAGAAGCTGCGAAAAATGGTCAGGGAGGAGATTTAGTAACTGATGCCGAATATGAAAATTTTCATTTAAAATTGGACTGGAAAGTTGCTCCTAAAGCGAATAGCGGTATTATATTTTATGTAAATGAAAATGCACAGAAATATAAAAACACTTATGAGACGGGTTTAGAAATGCAGGTTTTGGACAATGACGGTCATCCTGATGGTAAAATTACTAAGCACCGAGCAGGAGATCTGTATGATTTAATTCAAAGCAAATCAGAACCAGTAAAACCTGTTGGAGAATGGAATACAGCTGAAGTTGTCTGCAAAAACGGTAAACTGACTTTTGTTTTAAACGGAGTTATTGTTGTTGAGACGACACTTTGGGATGATAATTTTAAAGCATTGGTTGCAGGAAGCAAATTTGCCAGCTGGCCAGGTTTTGGAACTTTCAAAAAAGGAAAAATTGCTTTGCAGGATCATGGTAATAATGTATGGTACCGCAACATTATTATTAAGGAATGGAATACAATGGAAACTACAACAGGCTGTAAATAA
- a CDS encoding Gfo/Idh/MocA family protein has protein sequence MDQDFNQKKEPESALRRDFLKKGVLATAGLMIIPRHVMGRGFVAPSDKLVIAGIGVGGKGRSDIGSFEKSGLANVAYLCDVDTRRASDSVKALPKAKFYKDWREMLDKEHKNFDAVSVSTPDHNHAIQAFSAMQLGKHVYVQKPMAHDIYEAHMMTQAAARYKVVTQMGNQGSSNDGTRILKEWYDADLIGDVHTVYAWTDRPVWPQGIPWPTAKTEIPKELDWDLWLGTAPYKNYINKLVPFNWRGWWDYGTGALGDMGCHLMEAPFSVLNLKYAKDVQCSVGSVYVDEFRRGYFPESCPPSSHVTLTFPKTNKTKGDIKLHWMDGGIQPDRPEELGANEIFGDGGNGTLFIGTKGKMICDTYSENPRLLPLSRNENLKITQKYPRVKDGANGHQKQWIEGCIAGYGKKELSSPFEIAGPLTEALLMANLAVRGYDFHKEYLGEDVYPGRSVKMLWDNNAKKVTNVDDVNQFVKRNYREGWKNLSF, from the coding sequence ATGGATCAAGATTTTAATCAAAAAAAAGAGCCAGAATCTGCTCTTCGCAGAGATTTTCTTAAAAAAGGTGTACTGGCAACAGCTGGGTTAATGATAATTCCCAGACATGTCATGGGAAGGGGTTTTGTAGCTCCCAGTGATAAATTAGTAATTGCCGGTATTGGTGTTGGCGGAAAAGGAAGATCAGACATTGGTTCTTTTGAAAAAAGCGGTCTTGCAAATGTTGCTTATTTGTGTGATGTTGATACTAGAAGAGCTTCAGATAGTGTTAAAGCTTTACCAAAAGCCAAGTTTTACAAAGACTGGCGCGAAATGTTAGACAAAGAGCATAAAAATTTCGATGCGGTTTCCGTTTCTACACCCGATCATAATCATGCCATACAAGCTTTTTCGGCTATGCAGTTAGGCAAGCACGTGTATGTGCAAAAGCCAATGGCACATGATATTTACGAGGCGCACATGATGACTCAGGCGGCTGCCCGTTATAAAGTCGTTACACAGATGGGAAATCAAGGATCTTCGAATGATGGCACACGAATTCTAAAAGAATGGTATGATGCTGATTTAATCGGCGATGTACATACTGTTTATGCATGGACAGACAGGCCTGTATGGCCCCAAGGAATTCCCTGGCCAACAGCTAAAACCGAAATTCCTAAAGAATTAGACTGGGATTTATGGCTGGGAACCGCTCCTTATAAAAATTATATAAATAAGTTAGTACCATTCAACTGGCGTGGCTGGTGGGATTATGGAACTGGTGCGTTGGGTGATATGGGCTGTCATTTGATGGAAGCACCATTTTCTGTATTGAATCTAAAATATGCAAAAGATGTGCAGTGCAGTGTTGGTTCAGTTTATGTTGATGAATTCAGGAGAGGATATTTTCCAGAAAGCTGTCCGCCTTCGAGTCATGTAACATTAACGTTTCCAAAAACTAATAAAACAAAAGGCGATATTAAATTGCACTGGATGGACGGCGGTATTCAGCCGGATCGTCCTGAAGAATTAGGTGCAAACGAAATCTTTGGCGATGGCGGCAACGGCACATTATTCATTGGAACAAAAGGAAAAATGATTTGTGATACTTATAGTGAAAATCCAAGATTATTGCCTTTAAGCCGTAATGAAAACTTAAAAATTACTCAAAAATACCCTCGTGTAAAAGATGGAGCCAATGGGCATCAAAAACAGTGGATAGAGGGCTGTATTGCTGGATATGGTAAGAAAGAGCTCAGTTCTCCTTTTGAAATTGCGGGTCCATTAACAGAAGCTTTATTAATGGCAAATCTTGCAGTAAGAGGCTATGATTTTCACAAAGAATATTTGGGAGAAGATGTATATCCAGGACGTTCAGTTAAAATGCTTTGGGACAACAATGCTAAGAAAGTAACCAATGTTGATGATGTAAATCAATTTGTAAAACGCAATTATAGAGAAGGCTGGAAAAACCTAAGTTTTTAA